Proteins encoded together in one Penicillium digitatum chromosome 1, complete sequence window:
- a CDS encoding Zinc metallopeptidase, putative, producing MTTFVEVDHTVQLICLEAAVVLKHQWEDSCDIRIVCFAQDPIFCSEYGEQNMIYLETALDTYSQIGVIGTTPCVESSAEAAKQNIEWAIDRALQLNKHVDFHLDYSLDSNKETLVWHVLHTLKQRRWTARSTDKRVMLDHCTRLTLLTENEWAQLATEIHENELSVSFVDLPTSDMYMASPPGTSGDCQPPQNRPRGTLQVLEMIRKHNLDAVIGVNNVGNPFTPWGLPDPFSLA from the coding sequence ATGACAACGTTTGTGGAGGTAGACCACACAGTGCAGCTGATTTGTCTAGAAGCTGCTGTTGTGTTGAAACACCAATGGGAAGATTCTTGCGACATCCGAATCGTCTGCTTTGCGCAAGATCCTATATTCTGCAGCGAATATGGAGAACAGAACATGATCTATCTGGAAACTGCTCTTGACACGTATTCGCAAATCGGTGTTATCGGGACAACCCCATGCGTCGAATCCAGTGCCGAAGCTGCAAAGCAAAATATCGAATGGGCAATTGATCGTGCCTTGCAGCTCAACAAGCACGTCGACTTCCATCTCGATTACAGCCTTGATTCAAACAAAGAAACTCTAGTTTGGCATGTCTTACACACCCTCAAACAACGAAGATGGACTGCCCGCTCAACAGACAAGCGTGTTATGCTTGATCATTGTACGCGACTGACCCTACTCACTGAGAATGAATGGGCCCAACTGGCAACCGAAATCCACGAGAATGAACTTTCAGTCAGCTTCGTGGATCTCCCAACAAGCGATATGTACATGGCGTCCCCTCCTGGAACGAGCGGGGACTGCCAACCACCACAAAATCGCCCGAGAGGCACTCTACAAGTCCTAGAGATGATCCGGAAACACAACTTGGATGCAGTGATTGGGGTGAACAATGTTGGCAATCCGTTTACCCCATGGGGCTTGCCCGATCCGTTCTCATTAGCTTGA